One window of the Mycobacterium xenopi genome contains the following:
- a CDS encoding TetR/AcrR family transcriptional regulator, with protein MIEEGYGAATSRRVAAKAGVRPALVHYYFPSMDDLFVAVLRAGAETTLQRQRQALTGDKPLHALWRLNSTQGAQLMLEFMALANHRKEIRSEIATYAERYGDMEAAALTEAMRAHGVDMTEFPPVVMSMILTSLARIMLLEQSLGIDRGHDAVREFVGRYLDRYEVPSSTDNTSA; from the coding sequence ATGATCGAAGAGGGCTACGGCGCCGCGACGTCGCGCCGGGTGGCCGCCAAGGCCGGCGTCCGACCGGCATTGGTGCATTACTACTTCCCGAGCATGGACGATCTGTTCGTGGCGGTCCTGAGGGCCGGCGCGGAGACAACCCTGCAGCGCCAGCGCCAGGCATTGACCGGCGACAAGCCGCTGCACGCGTTGTGGCGGCTCAACAGCACGCAGGGAGCTCAATTGATGCTCGAGTTCATGGCTTTGGCCAACCACCGCAAAGAAATTCGCAGTGAGATCGCCACGTATGCCGAACGCTACGGGGACATGGAGGCCGCTGCGCTGACCGAGGCCATGCGCGCCCATGGCGTCGACATGACGGAGTTCCCGCCGGTGGTGATGTCGATGATCCTGACCAGCCTCGCGCGCATCATGCTGCTCGAGCAGAGCCTCGGCATCGACCGCGGCCACGACGCGGTGCGCGAGTTCGTCGGGCGCTACCTCGACCGCTACGAAGTCCCTTCGTCGACCGACAATACGTCTGCTTGA
- a CDS encoding type II toxin-antitoxin system VapC family toxin, whose product MNGLLLDTHVLLWLLDDSPRLGIQARDRIAVGSAVYVSAASTWELAIKAALGKIALPEDLNDAIDRSALRDLPVTRRHTLASDLIALPHKDPFDAVLVAQAKVERLKLLTADGKLLQALPDAIDAGA is encoded by the coding sequence ATGAACGGGCTCCTGCTCGACACCCATGTCCTTCTCTGGCTGCTCGACGACAGTCCGCGGCTAGGCATCCAGGCGCGGGATCGGATCGCGGTTGGCTCAGCCGTGTATGTCTCCGCGGCGAGCACGTGGGAGCTCGCCATTAAGGCGGCACTTGGCAAGATCGCGCTGCCCGAGGACCTAAACGACGCGATCGACCGATCCGCCCTGCGGGACCTACCAGTCACGCGTCGCCACACACTCGCGTCTGACCTCATCGCACTGCCCCATAAAGATCCGTTCGACGCAGTCCTGGTAGCCCAGGCGAAGGTGGAACGGCTGAAGCTGCTCACTGCCGACGGGAAGCTGCTGCAGGCGCTGCCCGATGCCATTGATGCCGGTGCCTAA
- a CDS encoding CaiB/BaiF CoA transferase family protein, with product MLIAGPFAGRLLGDMGAEVIKIEAPGAPDPLRTWGQAQLDGHHFFWTVHARNKKAVTLDLRKDRGRELFLDLVEKSDIVVENFRPGTLERWNLGYDVLCQRNPGVILVRVSGYGQTGPDAHKPGYASVAEAASGLRHLNGFPGGPPPRLALSLGDSLAGMFAAQGALAALYRRNVTGRGQVVDVALTESCLAVQESTIPDYDVGGVVRGPSGTRLEGIAPSNIYRAADGTWVVIAANQDSVFTRLCQAMGCAELATDDRFATHGARGRNQDELDKIIGDWAIQRHPQEIIETLSAAGVIAGPINTVAEVVEDPQLLARGMIAEHYDERVDRTVLGPGIVPVLSESPGTIRNAGPAWPGQHNDDIYVGLLGKTAAELESLRTEGVL from the coding sequence ATGCTGATCGCCGGGCCCTTCGCCGGCCGGCTGCTCGGCGATATGGGCGCCGAGGTCATCAAGATCGAAGCACCGGGGGCGCCGGACCCGCTGCGCACCTGGGGGCAGGCCCAACTCGACGGGCACCACTTCTTCTGGACAGTGCACGCCCGCAACAAAAAAGCCGTCACACTCGACCTGCGCAAGGACCGCGGCCGAGAACTCTTTCTCGACCTGGTCGAAAAGTCCGACATCGTGGTGGAGAACTTCCGGCCCGGCACCCTGGAAAGGTGGAATCTAGGTTACGACGTACTGTGCCAACGTAATCCGGGCGTCATCTTGGTGCGGGTCTCCGGCTACGGTCAGACCGGCCCGGACGCCCACAAACCCGGCTACGCCTCGGTGGCCGAGGCGGCCAGCGGGCTGCGTCACCTTAACGGATTTCCCGGCGGGCCGCCGCCGCGGCTGGCGCTCTCGCTGGGCGACAGCCTGGCCGGGATGTTCGCCGCCCAGGGAGCGCTGGCCGCGCTATACCGGCGCAACGTCACCGGCCGGGGCCAGGTCGTCGACGTGGCACTCACCGAATCCTGCTTGGCTGTCCAGGAATCCACCATCCCCGACTACGACGTCGGCGGCGTGGTGCGCGGCCCGTCGGGCACCCGGCTGGAGGGCATCGCACCGTCAAACATCTACCGCGCCGCCGACGGAACCTGGGTGGTGATCGCAGCAAACCAAGACAGCGTCTTCACCCGACTGTGTCAGGCGATGGGCTGCGCCGAGTTGGCCACCGACGACCGGTTCGCCACCCACGGCGCCCGCGGCCGCAACCAAGACGAACTCGACAAGATCATCGGCGACTGGGCCATACAACGGCATCCCCAGGAGATCATCGAAACACTTTCTGCGGCAGGGGTGATCGCGGGCCCGATCAATACGGTCGCGGAGGTGGTCGAGGACCCTCAGCTGCTGGCGCGCGGCATGATCGCCGAACACTACGACGAACGCGTCGACCGCACCGTCCTCGGCCCCGGGATCGTGCCGGTGCTCTCCGAATCCCCGGGCACGATCCGCAACGCCGGCCCGGCATGGCCGGGGCAGCACAACGACGACATCTACGTCGGGCTGCTGGGCAAGACCGCCGCGGAGCTGGAATCCCTGCGCACCGAGGGAGTGCTATGA
- a CDS encoding acryloyl-CoA reductase, with the protein MQTFQALMARQDGDRVTTAVETLSADDLPPGDVTIRVLYSSANFKDALALTPGSGVVRDYPVVPGIDLAGEVVESQSPDFKAGDAVLAHGYQIGTGHHGGYAEYARLPADQVVRLQRLNPHDAAAIGTAGFTAAMSVQALIDWGIATDSGPVVVTGASGGVGSISVDLLAAAGYQVVASTGKPEMAERLKKLGAAEVIDRLPADPDAKPRPLAKARWAAGVDCVGGATLADVLSAVNYRGAVACSGLTGGAALHTTVMPFILRGIALLGQDSVQMPIGPRRELWARLGDSLRPRHLAAITTDVDVRDVVGVLDQIRAGAFCGRAVVRVAGGF; encoded by the coding sequence ATGCAGACGTTTCAGGCGCTCATGGCACGCCAAGACGGAGACCGGGTAACCACCGCCGTCGAGACGCTCAGCGCAGACGACCTGCCGCCCGGCGACGTGACGATCCGAGTGCTATATTCCAGCGCCAACTTCAAAGATGCGCTGGCCCTGACACCGGGCAGCGGGGTCGTGCGCGACTACCCCGTCGTACCCGGGATCGACCTGGCCGGCGAGGTCGTCGAGTCACAATCACCCGACTTCAAGGCCGGCGACGCGGTCCTTGCGCACGGGTATCAGATCGGCACCGGTCACCACGGCGGCTACGCCGAATACGCTCGCCTGCCCGCCGACCAAGTGGTACGCCTGCAACGGCTGAATCCGCACGACGCCGCTGCGATCGGCACCGCGGGCTTCACCGCCGCGATGAGCGTGCAGGCGCTGATCGACTGGGGCATTGCCACCGATTCTGGACCCGTCGTGGTCACCGGCGCGTCGGGTGGCGTCGGCTCGATCAGTGTGGATCTGCTCGCCGCCGCTGGCTATCAGGTGGTGGCGTCAACGGGTAAGCCCGAGATGGCTGAGCGGCTCAAAAAGCTTGGCGCAGCGGAAGTTATCGACCGACTGCCCGCCGACCCGGACGCCAAGCCGCGCCCGCTGGCCAAAGCACGCTGGGCAGCCGGGGTGGACTGCGTGGGCGGCGCCACGCTGGCCGACGTGCTCAGCGCGGTGAACTACCGCGGTGCGGTGGCCTGCAGCGGCCTGACCGGCGGTGCGGCCTTGCACACCACCGTCATGCCGTTCATCCTGCGTGGCATCGCCTTGCTGGGCCAGGACTCCGTGCAGATGCCCATCGGACCGCGCCGGGAGCTGTGGGCGCGTCTGGGCGATTCGTTGCGCCCGCGTCATCTCGCGGCAATCACCACTGACGTCGACGTCAGAGACGTGGTCGGCGTGCTCGATCAGATACGCGCCGGCGCATTCTGCGGCCGAGCGGTGGTGCGGGTCGCGGGCGGGTTTTAA
- a CDS encoding mycofactocin-coupled SDR family oxidoreductase, producing the protein MSANINGGGRVADKRVLVTGAARGMGRSHAVRLAEEGADVILVDICASLPELEYPLATEDDLAETAQLVEKHGRRAIPKVVDVRDAAALASAVDDAVAELGGLDGSVSNAGVLTVGTWDKTTPEQWRTVVDVNLIGAWNTCAAALPHLVERGGSIVNISSSAGIKGTPLHLPYTASKHGIVGMSLALANELAAHNIRVNTVHPTGVATGMNPESMHRLLAEERADLVPIFLNALPAIMAEPIDISNAVLFLISDESRYVTGLQFKIDAGVTIR; encoded by the coding sequence ATGAGCGCCAACATCAATGGCGGAGGACGTGTCGCGGACAAGCGGGTGCTGGTCACCGGGGCTGCCCGCGGCATGGGCCGCAGTCATGCGGTACGGCTTGCCGAGGAAGGCGCCGACGTCATCTTGGTCGACATCTGCGCGTCGCTGCCTGAACTGGAGTACCCGCTGGCCACCGAAGACGACCTCGCGGAGACAGCGCAGCTGGTCGAAAAGCACGGTCGCCGCGCGATCCCCAAGGTGGTTGACGTGCGAGACGCGGCAGCACTGGCCTCGGCCGTCGACGACGCGGTGGCCGAACTGGGCGGCCTTGACGGCTCGGTGTCCAACGCCGGCGTGCTGACGGTGGGAACATGGGACAAGACCACACCCGAGCAATGGCGAACGGTGGTGGATGTCAACCTGATCGGGGCCTGGAATACGTGTGCTGCGGCGCTTCCCCATCTCGTCGAACGGGGCGGCAGCATCGTCAACATCAGCTCGTCGGCGGGCATTAAGGGCACTCCCCTGCACCTGCCATACACCGCGTCCAAGCACGGAATTGTTGGAATGAGCCTGGCGTTGGCCAACGAGCTTGCGGCCCACAATATTCGGGTCAATACCGTGCACCCGACCGGTGTCGCGACGGGGATGAATCCGGAGTCTATGCACCGGCTTCTCGCCGAGGAGCGGGCAGACTTGGTTCCGATCTTCCTCAACGCGCTGCCAGCGATCATGGCAGAGCCCATTGATATCAGCAACGCTGTGCTGTTCCTGATCTCCGACGAGTCACGCTACGTGACTGGCCTGCAGTTCAAGATCGACGCCGGCGTCACCATCAGGTAG
- a CDS encoding aldehyde dehydrogenase family protein — protein MSSITDIFLPAGLLIGSDSITQSSGGTHQHIYPATGEPNATIQLAGTTEIDQAVESAWQAHREWMSYSVDRRRDLLIDLADVVHEHLDELSRLNVHDYAVPVSFAVNAVLLERFLRHFAGYADKPHGASTPVAESVDINLIEREPYGVVGVITPWNGSLVVIGSCVAPALAAGNAVVLKPSEFAPFAALRFGELCLAAGLPAGLVNVVPAGPEGGEALVRHPGIRKIHFTGGTATARKVIQAAADNLTPVVAELGGKSANIVFDDADVDAAAQRSAFQGPLIQSGQSCACASRVLVHESIYDAFLERFVSIIESATVGDPFDPGVVFGPVISQSALDRILGTIEEAITQRAGELALGGKRIGGELAGGYYLEPTVFTGVDNRSALAQTETFGPVVAVMKFDDEAEALRIANDTVYGLNAFVQTTDLARAHRVARQLQAGSVWINQLSDMSPQSPYGGYKQSGFGRTGALEGLYEFLQVKNIRIGMS, from the coding sequence ATGAGCTCGATCACCGATATCTTCTTGCCCGCAGGACTTCTCATCGGCAGTGACAGCATCACTCAATCGTCCGGTGGAACCCACCAGCACATCTACCCCGCTACCGGGGAACCCAATGCGACGATCCAACTCGCCGGCACCACCGAGATCGACCAGGCGGTCGAGTCGGCGTGGCAGGCGCACCGTGAGTGGATGTCGTATTCCGTTGATCGACGCCGCGACCTGCTCATCGATCTCGCCGATGTGGTGCATGAGCATCTCGACGAACTGTCCCGGCTCAACGTGCACGACTACGCGGTGCCGGTATCGTTTGCCGTCAATGCCGTCCTTCTCGAGCGTTTTCTGCGGCATTTCGCCGGGTACGCCGACAAGCCGCACGGCGCCAGCACGCCGGTAGCCGAATCCGTCGACATCAATCTCATCGAACGCGAACCCTATGGTGTCGTCGGTGTCATCACGCCCTGGAACGGCTCGCTGGTCGTGATTGGGTCGTGCGTGGCGCCGGCACTGGCGGCGGGAAACGCCGTCGTGCTGAAGCCGTCAGAGTTTGCGCCGTTCGCTGCACTGCGATTCGGTGAATTATGTTTAGCAGCAGGTCTTCCCGCAGGGCTGGTGAACGTGGTGCCTGCCGGGCCTGAGGGCGGCGAGGCGCTCGTACGTCATCCGGGCATTCGCAAAATCCACTTCACCGGTGGCACGGCAACGGCGCGCAAGGTGATCCAGGCGGCGGCAGACAATCTGACGCCGGTGGTCGCCGAACTTGGCGGCAAGTCGGCCAACATCGTGTTCGATGATGCCGATGTCGATGCTGCGGCGCAGCGGTCGGCCTTTCAAGGCCCGCTCATTCAGTCGGGGCAGAGCTGCGCCTGCGCGAGCCGTGTGCTGGTGCACGAATCCATATATGACGCGTTCCTAGAACGATTCGTCTCCATCATCGAATCTGCAACGGTCGGTGACCCATTCGATCCGGGTGTTGTGTTCGGGCCGGTGATCAGTCAAAGCGCGCTCGATCGCATTCTCGGCACCATCGAAGAAGCCATTACGCAGCGCGCAGGAGAATTGGCCCTCGGCGGCAAGAGGATTGGTGGCGAGCTCGCAGGCGGTTACTACCTCGAGCCCACGGTATTCACCGGCGTCGACAACCGGTCTGCGCTGGCCCAAACCGAGACCTTCGGACCGGTCGTCGCAGTGATGAAGTTCGACGACGAAGCAGAAGCACTGCGAATAGCCAACGACACGGTTTACGGCCTGAACGCGTTCGTGCAGACCACCGATCTCGCCCGCGCCCACCGCGTCGCACGCCAACTGCAAGCTGGCTCGGTGTGGATCAACCAGCTCAGCGACATGTCGCCGCAGAGCCCGTACGGCGGCTACAAGCAAAGCGGCTTCGGCCGCACCGGCGCTCTGGAGGGGCTTTACGAATTCTTACAAGTCAAAAACATTCGCATCGGAATGAGCTAG
- a CDS encoding type II toxin-antitoxin system Phd/YefM family antitoxin, translated as MPTVNIHDAKTHLSQLLARVENGETITIARAGKPVADLVPHMRTDIVFGGLAGRLHYDADHFDDTDDDVNTLFGIA; from the coding sequence ATGCCGACGGTCAACATCCATGATGCGAAGACGCACTTGTCGCAGTTGCTCGCTCGTGTCGAAAACGGCGAGACAATCACGATCGCCCGCGCCGGCAAGCCGGTTGCTGACCTTGTACCGCACATGCGCACCGACATCGTTTTCGGCGGCCTCGCCGGCCGTCTCCACTACGACGCCGATCACTTTGACGACACCGACGACGATGTCAACACGTTGTTCGGTATCGCATGA
- a CDS encoding mycofactocin-coupled SDR family oxidoreductase has product MADRVADKVALITGAARGQGRSHAVRLAQEGADIIAVDICRPFDNSPAPGSTPEDLAETAAMVKNFDRRIVIAEVDVRNFDALKSVVDSGVEQLGRLDIIVANAGIGTMGDKLHKTDEALWQEMIDVNLSSVWKTVKTGVPHLLAGGRGGSVILTSSMAGLKAYPYMGHYVAAKHGVVGLMRTFAVELGPHQIRVNCVHPTHVGTPLLLNEGTYRGFRPDLDNPGPGDLAPICQTYHILPIPWVEPEDISNAVLFLASDESRYITGVTLPVDAGSCLK; this is encoded by the coding sequence ATGGCGGATCGCGTTGCCGACAAAGTCGCGCTCATCACCGGCGCAGCGCGCGGGCAGGGCCGCAGCCACGCGGTACGTCTGGCGCAGGAAGGCGCCGACATCATCGCCGTCGATATCTGCCGGCCCTTCGACAACTCACCAGCGCCGGGCTCCACCCCTGAAGACCTCGCCGAAACCGCGGCGATGGTCAAGAACTTCGACAGGCGCATCGTCATTGCCGAGGTCGACGTGCGCAACTTCGACGCTCTCAAAAGCGTCGTCGACAGCGGCGTGGAGCAGCTGGGCCGACTCGACATCATCGTCGCCAACGCCGGCATCGGGACCATGGGCGACAAGCTGCACAAGACCGACGAAGCGTTGTGGCAGGAGATGATCGACGTCAATCTCAGCAGCGTGTGGAAGACCGTCAAGACCGGTGTTCCCCATCTGCTGGCCGGCGGCCGCGGCGGTTCGGTGATCCTGACCAGTTCGATGGCCGGCCTGAAGGCCTACCCATACATGGGCCACTACGTGGCCGCCAAACATGGCGTGGTTGGCCTCATGCGCACGTTCGCCGTCGAACTCGGCCCGCACCAAATCCGCGTCAACTGTGTACATCCCACGCATGTCGGCACTCCGCTGCTGCTGAACGAGGGCACCTACCGCGGTTTCCGGCCCGACCTGGACAACCCCGGACCTGGCGACCTGGCGCCGATCTGCCAGACGTATCACATCCTGCCCATTCCCTGGGTAGAGCCGGAGGACATCAGCAACGCCGTGCTGTTTTTGGCCTCCGACGAATCCCGCTACATCACCGGTGTCACCTTGCCCGTCGACGCCGGCAGTTGCCTGAAATAG
- a CDS encoding TetR family transcriptional regulator: MTTAQAAGTRTDRRSNRVLDVVVEILETEGYDAVQLREVARRARTSLATIYKRYANRDELILAALECWMEENRYAGLAAQTHEEDESLYTGLMRVLRAIFEPWEPHPGMLEAYFRVRTAPGGQKLIRRGFDVVVPAAMAVLADVDDDFVEDLDTILSNLVHGLVARFATGEIDITEIVPAIDRAVFRLTAGYEASRRSS, encoded by the coding sequence ATGACTACTGCACAAGCGGCCGGCACCCGGACTGACCGTCGCTCAAACCGGGTGCTCGACGTTGTCGTCGAGATTTTGGAGACCGAGGGCTACGACGCCGTTCAACTGCGCGAAGTGGCGCGCCGGGCCCGAACGTCGTTGGCCACGATCTACAAGCGATACGCGAACCGTGATGAACTGATTCTCGCTGCGCTCGAGTGCTGGATGGAGGAAAACCGGTACGCCGGTTTGGCGGCGCAGACGCACGAGGAGGATGAATCGCTCTACACCGGGCTCATGCGGGTGCTGCGCGCGATTTTTGAGCCGTGGGAGCCTCACCCCGGGATGCTCGAAGCGTACTTCCGGGTGCGGACTGCGCCTGGTGGCCAGAAGCTGATTCGCCGCGGTTTCGATGTCGTGGTGCCAGCCGCGATGGCCGTGCTCGCTGATGTCGACGACGACTTCGTCGAGGATCTCGACACTATCCTGTCGAATCTGGTGCATGGCCTCGTGGCGCGGTTCGCGACCGGGGAGATCGACATCACCGAGATCGTGCCGGCAATCGATCGGGCAGTATTCCGGTTAACCGCAGGCTATGAGGCGTCGCGGCGATCTTCCTAG
- a CDS encoding carboxymuconolactone decarboxylase family protein, producing the protein MTTTDTERVELGRRQFAEVMTFPPPDDSSPTASGLIDYVFAEVWSRPLLSRRDRRFVTLPCVAAADAQEPLEQHVYAALNSGDVTITEMREIVLHFAVYAGWPKASRFNMAVDEQWDRIHRERSLPVTPPEPLLPLVTPSDPESRLAGGEKSFKDINCIPFAPPRDNPYSGAGILNFVFGEMWLRPGLGMKERRLITVACVAFQDAPIPIMSHVYAALKSRDVSFDEMDEVALHFAAYYGWPKASHLSQVIAEQKQRVLDEWRAEDTVHF; encoded by the coding sequence ATGACAACGACCGATACGGAACGTGTGGAGCTTGGCAGGCGCCAGTTCGCTGAGGTGATGACTTTTCCACCGCCCGACGATTCCAGCCCGACCGCAAGTGGACTGATCGACTACGTGTTCGCCGAAGTGTGGTCGCGCCCGCTGCTGAGCCGGCGCGATCGGCGGTTCGTCACGCTGCCGTGCGTCGCGGCAGCCGACGCTCAAGAGCCGTTGGAGCAGCACGTGTATGCGGCGCTCAACAGCGGCGACGTGACCATCACCGAAATGCGGGAGATTGTATTGCATTTCGCGGTCTATGCCGGCTGGCCCAAGGCGTCGCGGTTCAACATGGCGGTCGACGAGCAGTGGGACCGCATTCACCGCGAGCGCAGCCTGCCCGTGACGCCGCCAGAACCACTGCTGCCGCTGGTCACCCCAAGTGACCCGGAAAGTCGGCTGGCCGGCGGCGAGAAGTCGTTCAAGGACATCAACTGCATACCGTTCGCGCCGCCACGAGACAACCCTTACTCGGGGGCCGGCATCCTCAACTTCGTCTTCGGGGAAATGTGGCTGCGCCCGGGACTGGGCATGAAAGAGCGGCGATTGATCACCGTCGCCTGCGTGGCTTTTCAAGATGCACCGATCCCGATCATGTCTCACGTCTACGCCGCGCTGAAGAGCAGGGACGTCTCGTTCGACGAAATGGACGAGGTGGCATTGCATTTCGCCGCCTACTACGGCTGGCCCAAAGCTTCCCACCTCAGCCAGGTGATCGCTGAGCAAAAACAGCGCGTCTTGGACGAGTGGCGTGCCGAAGACACGGTTCATTTCTAG
- a CDS encoding cytochrome P450, which translates to MTTTHDIDVYYDPYDVDIVNNPYPVYARLREEAPIYYNERYDFWALSRHADVDKALANWETFSNRRGDILELIQSDFDMPPGVMMFQDPPMHTMLRGLMSRVFTPRRMAAIEDQIRRFCVRCLDPHVGSDGFDIIAELASMMPMRVIGMLLGIPEDDQISVRDANDANLRTRPGAPMKVADPDAIADGRIYADYIDWRAKNPSDDLMTALLNVEFEDENGVTRKLTRDEVLRYTQVVAGAGNETTGRLIGWLAKVFAEHPDQRRDVLEDRSLLTRAVDETLRFEPTGPHVARWMAKDFQCYGTTVPAGSAMLLLFGAANRDPRRFSDPDTFNIHRNEGAHLTFGKGLHYCLGANLARLEGRVALDELLNRWPEWDIDYETAKLAPTSTVRGWERLRIVLP; encoded by the coding sequence ATGACGACGACCCACGACATAGACGTCTACTACGACCCCTACGACGTCGACATCGTCAACAACCCGTACCCCGTCTATGCGCGACTGCGTGAGGAAGCCCCGATCTACTACAACGAGCGCTACGACTTCTGGGCGCTCTCCCGGCACGCCGACGTGGACAAGGCGCTGGCGAACTGGGAGACGTTCTCCAATCGCCGTGGCGACATCCTCGAACTCATCCAATCCGATTTCGACATGCCGCCCGGCGTCATGATGTTCCAGGACCCACCGATGCATACCATGCTGCGGGGGCTGATGTCGCGGGTGTTCACGCCGCGCCGAATGGCCGCGATCGAGGACCAGATCCGGCGGTTCTGTGTGCGCTGCCTCGATCCCCACGTCGGGTCGGACGGGTTCGACATCATCGCCGAGCTGGCCTCGATGATGCCGATGCGGGTGATCGGGATGCTGCTGGGCATCCCAGAGGACGACCAGATCAGCGTGCGTGACGCGAACGACGCCAACCTGCGCACCCGGCCCGGCGCACCGATGAAGGTGGCCGATCCCGACGCGATCGCGGACGGCCGGATCTACGCCGACTACATCGACTGGCGGGCCAAGAACCCGTCCGACGATCTGATGACTGCTCTGCTCAACGTCGAATTCGAAGACGAGAACGGGGTGACGCGCAAACTGACCCGTGACGAGGTGCTGCGCTACACCCAGGTCGTCGCGGGCGCTGGCAACGAGACGACGGGACGGCTCATTGGTTGGCTGGCCAAGGTGTTCGCCGAGCATCCCGACCAGCGCCGCGACGTGCTCGAGGACCGGTCGTTGCTGACGCGCGCCGTGGACGAGACGCTGCGGTTCGAGCCCACGGGCCCGCACGTCGCCCGTTGGATGGCAAAAGATTTCCAGTGCTACGGCACCACGGTGCCCGCGGGCAGCGCGATGCTGCTGCTGTTCGGTGCGGCCAACCGCGACCCCCGCCGATTTAGCGACCCAGATACGTTCAACATCCACCGCAATGAGGGCGCACACCTGACCTTCGGCAAGGGTCTGCACTACTGCCTCGGCGCCAACCTGGCCCGCCTGGAAGGCCGGGTCGCGCTCGATGAGTTGCTCAACCGCTGGCCGGAGTGGGACATCGACTACGAGACCGCGAAGCTCGCTCCGACCTCGACCGTCCGCGGCTGGGAACGGCTGCGCATCGTATTGCCCTGA
- a CDS encoding mycofactocin-coupled SDR family oxidoreductase, translating to MGGLDGKVAFITGVARGQGRSHAVRLATEGAAIIGIDICADIEANHYPMASRDELDETIGLVETVGGKMLGTVADVRDFHQVKTALDAGVDHFGRLDIVCANAGIAPVAFRQLSIEEELAQWRAAIAVNLDGAYHTAWAAIPHLLAGQRGGAIVFTSSTAGLRGFGGLQGGGLGYAASKHGIVGLMRTLANTLAPFSIRVNTVHPTAVRTMMAVNPAMTEFLESYPEGGAHLQNPMPVEMLEPGDISAAIAYLVSDEARYVTGVTFPVDAGFCNKL from the coding sequence ATGGGTGGTTTAGACGGCAAGGTCGCCTTCATCACCGGCGTGGCGCGCGGCCAGGGCCGCAGCCACGCAGTGCGGCTGGCCACCGAAGGTGCCGCGATCATCGGCATCGACATCTGCGCCGACATCGAAGCCAACCACTACCCGATGGCCAGTCGCGACGAGCTCGACGAAACCATCGGGCTGGTGGAAACCGTGGGCGGCAAGATGCTGGGCACCGTCGCCGATGTGCGCGATTTCCACCAGGTCAAGACAGCGCTCGATGCCGGTGTGGACCATTTCGGTCGTCTAGACATTGTGTGCGCCAATGCGGGAATCGCCCCCGTGGCCTTCCGTCAGCTCAGCATCGAGGAAGAGCTGGCGCAGTGGAGGGCGGCGATCGCCGTGAACCTCGACGGCGCATATCACACGGCATGGGCGGCGATCCCGCATCTACTTGCCGGCCAGCGCGGCGGTGCCATTGTATTCACCAGTTCAACGGCCGGGCTGCGTGGGTTCGGCGGTCTGCAGGGCGGTGGGCTGGGGTACGCCGCCTCAAAGCACGGCATAGTCGGATTGATGCGCACTCTGGCGAACACGCTGGCGCCCTTCAGTATTCGCGTCAACACGGTCCATCCGACCGCGGTACGCACGATGATGGCCGTCAATCCGGCGATGACCGAGTTCTTGGAAAGCTATCCCGAAGGCGGTGCGCATCTGCAAAATCCGATGCCAGTCGAGATGCTGGAACCTGGGGACATCAGTGCCGCGATCGCGTACCTGGTCTCCGATGAAGCCCGATACGTCACCGGCGTGACATTCCCGGTCGATGCCGGCTTCTGCAACAAGCTATGA